From a region of the Hymenobacter jejuensis genome:
- a CDS encoding cupin domain-containing protein, producing the protein MQRRQFVFSALAAVPFITTAQAGLPSPSKGFVAKAGEGRFHGHIQLKGVNSNILDVKVSGKDTGGLLAIFEQTSVSPKRGTPLHLHHFQDEVFFVQTGEYYFQVGDDKYRLHAGDSIFLPRKVPHAWTQVSDTGKMTVTLQPAGKLEGFFMAMAALKATPTNEEIAKIFAAHEMQVVGPPLAVD; encoded by the coding sequence ATGCAAAGACGCCAATTCGTTTTCTCGGCCCTGGCCGCGGTGCCATTTATTACGACTGCACAAGCCGGTTTGCCCTCTCCCAGTAAGGGCTTTGTGGCGAAGGCCGGAGAAGGCCGCTTTCACGGCCATATTCAGCTCAAGGGCGTCAATTCCAACATTCTGGATGTGAAGGTATCGGGCAAGGATACGGGCGGGTTGCTGGCGATTTTTGAGCAAACCAGCGTATCGCCCAAGCGCGGCACGCCTTTGCACCTGCACCATTTTCAGGATGAGGTTTTTTTTGTGCAGACCGGTGAGTATTACTTCCAGGTCGGCGACGACAAGTACCGCCTCCACGCCGGCGACAGTATTTTTCTGCCCCGCAAAGTGCCGCACGCCTGGACGCAGGTCAGTGACACAGGCAAGATGACCGTCACGTTGCAACCCGCCGGCAAGCTCGAGGGATTCTTTATGGCGATGGCTGCCTTAAAAGCCACGCCAACAAACGAAGAAATAGCCAAAATATTTGCCGCCCACGAGATGCAGGTAGTCGGCCCGCCGCTGGCCGTCGATTAG
- a CDS encoding MGH1-like glycoside hydrolase domain-containing protein: MLGYVAGLHQQATHPATWPFDYEWEDLGPGYVYGNAFGHWDVVHEILDVLPSYPEHALHQLLNDIKNQEPSGLLPGSIYMPGGLSKRDSITWNKNTQGHPPLWPLAVQEYVKVTHDSSVVRTFYTPLIRQIAWFENNRKAENEGFFYNDILLKKWESGVDEGIRFDEVAKGALACVDATSHVYALYQIAAQWARQLGLNADYYEKRTQELRSFIQTGLYVPADGMFYDSWAVKDAKLRNLPFESMWPLVTGAATKEQADRYIDTYLLNKSVFLTNHPIATVGRRDPKFELRMWRGPAWNSMAYWAARGCLNYGRKDAAKIILEKALDDSAKQFKRTGTIWEFYNPLGGKPEDLKRKPNTKYNTPCRDYLGHNPLIEMARLYDSVK; encoded by the coding sequence ATGCTTGGCTACGTGGCCGGGTTGCACCAACAAGCCACGCATCCGGCTACCTGGCCCTTCGATTACGAATGGGAAGACCTAGGCCCCGGCTACGTGTACGGCAACGCGTTTGGGCACTGGGACGTGGTACACGAGATTTTGGATGTACTGCCTTCCTACCCAGAACATGCTCTCCATCAGCTCCTTAACGACATCAAGAACCAGGAGCCCTCTGGCTTGCTGCCGGGCTCCATTTATATGCCCGGCGGGCTGTCGAAGCGGGACTCTATTACCTGGAATAAAAACACGCAGGGCCACCCGCCGCTGTGGCCCTTGGCCGTGCAGGAATACGTGAAAGTCACCCACGACAGCAGCGTAGTCAGGACTTTCTACACCCCGCTGATCCGACAGATCGCTTGGTTTGAGAACAACCGAAAAGCCGAAAATGAAGGCTTTTTTTACAACGACATTCTGCTGAAAAAGTGGGAAAGCGGCGTCGATGAAGGCATTCGCTTCGACGAAGTGGCGAAGGGTGCCCTGGCCTGCGTCGATGCGACCAGCCACGTGTACGCGCTCTACCAGATTGCCGCGCAGTGGGCCCGGCAGCTTGGCCTCAACGCCGACTATTACGAAAAGCGCACCCAGGAATTGCGGTCGTTTATTCAGACGGGTTTGTATGTGCCAGCCGACGGCATGTTTTATGATAGCTGGGCCGTGAAAGACGCCAAGCTGCGCAACCTCCCTTTCGAAAGCATGTGGCCCTTGGTAACCGGCGCCGCGACCAAGGAGCAAGCCGACCGCTACATCGACACTTACCTGCTGAACAAATCAGTCTTTCTGACCAATCACCCAATTGCGACGGTAGGCCGCCGCGACCCCAAATTTGAGCTGCGCATGTGGCGCGGCCCCGCTTGGAACAGCATGGCCTATTGGGCCGCCCGTGGGTGCCTGAACTATGGGCGGAAAGACGCCGCCAAAATCATATTGGAGAAAGCACTCGATGATTCGGCGAAGCAGTTTAAAAGAACCGGCACCATCTGGGAGTTCTACAACCCGTTGGGCGGCAAACCCGAAGACCTAAAGCGCAAGCCCAACACTAAGTACAATACGCCCTGCCGCGACTACCTCGGCCACAACCCGCTGATAGAAATGGCACGGCTGTATGATTCTGTGAAGTAA
- the lepB gene encoding signal peptidase I produces MNLFRFKRDSATPQKPKSKAREWRDAVVFAIAAATLIRWSAVEAYTIPTPSMEHTLLVGDYLFVSRLHYGPITPQTPLQIPLTHQKVLGLKSYSDLIQLPTYRFPGFSSVQRNDVVVFHVPHEQQLPADMRTHLIKRCIAVAGDTLEIRNGQVWLNRQPGPVAGQLQNTYFMEVETPDDAVRQALRSQGVVDYDEPDGIPRASTNPATGKPGFFISCPASVAEYFRQQPYVKALTVPKFQTDLFPDVADFHNSGAASAVPHHWQLDTYGPLPVPKKGQTIALTPANAAIYYKIVAQYEHNTGITWKDGMIQQNGRPLTRYTIKQNYYFMMGDNRHNSEDSRFWGFVPEDHIVGKAVFVWLSIDPNADFLHKIRWDRLFQPIS; encoded by the coding sequence ATGAACCTCTTCCGTTTCAAGCGCGACAGCGCCACGCCCCAGAAGCCGAAAAGCAAAGCCCGCGAATGGCGCGATGCCGTAGTGTTTGCCATTGCGGCGGCCACACTCATCCGCTGGTCGGCGGTGGAGGCGTACACCATCCCGACGCCCAGCATGGAGCACACGCTGCTGGTGGGCGACTACCTGTTTGTGAGTCGGTTGCACTACGGCCCGATCACGCCGCAGACGCCGCTGCAAATCCCGTTGACGCACCAGAAGGTGTTGGGCCTGAAAAGCTACTCCGACCTGATTCAACTGCCGACGTACCGTTTTCCGGGCTTCAGCTCCGTGCAGCGCAACGACGTGGTCGTGTTTCATGTGCCGCACGAGCAGCAACTGCCCGCCGACATGCGCACCCACCTGATCAAGCGCTGCATCGCGGTGGCCGGCGACACCCTGGAAATCCGCAACGGTCAGGTGTGGCTGAACCGGCAGCCCGGCCCCGTCGCGGGCCAGCTCCAGAACACGTACTTCATGGAAGTCGAAACCCCCGATGATGCCGTGCGGCAGGCGCTGCGTAGTCAGGGCGTAGTCGATTACGACGAGCCCGATGGCATTCCCAGAGCGAGCACCAACCCTGCAACCGGTAAGCCGGGCTTCTTCATAAGCTGCCCAGCCAGCGTAGCAGAGTATTTTCGTCAGCAGCCCTACGTCAAGGCCCTGACGGTGCCCAAGTTTCAGACGGATCTCTTCCCCGACGTAGCCGATTTCCACAATTCCGGGGCCGCCAGCGCCGTGCCTCACCACTGGCAGCTCGATACTTATGGCCCGCTGCCCGTGCCCAAGAAAGGCCAGACCATCGCCTTAACGCCCGCTAACGCCGCGATCTATTACAAAATCGTGGCCCAATACGAGCACAACACGGGCATCACTTGGAAGGATGGCATGATTCAGCAAAACGGCCGCCCGCTGACGCGCTACACCATCAAGCAGAACTACTACTTTATGATGGGCGACAACCGCCACAACTCGGAAGACTCACGCTTTTGGGGCTTCGTCCCCGAAGATCATATCGTCGGGAAAGCGGTCTTCGTCTGGCTATCCATCGACCCAAACGCCGACTTTCTGCACAAAATCCGTTGGGATCGCCTGTTTCAGCCTATTAGCTAA
- a CDS encoding putative sensor domain DACNV-containing protein, protein MLSEPTYLAARVVAPMIESHFARHREAATAHDPATFAPMPSASLVEVVIDAAFWASLRREEGHPPKISLALLQPHQATQPVVFTKRRLIPYNLLKLAPAVEQPGIHLGVWHDDEGLYVWGTATGIPPLCFVLEVVEPGLLVVKHRRADGFGKFVNVAILRGDQLQLVDAENAAVDDCPALQMFLPGQILPASGTGEVDNVLVELAAVMRAHGRGGLVLVVPSGSTQWQNSIVQPITYPVLPAYTGIAEGRHLEQAKWKWREEIQQAIGIVGGFTAVDGATVITRDYHLLAFGAKVARAESSTPVDRMVLTEPVLDSVARYLHPAQNGGTRHLAAAQFVYDQRDALALVASQDGFFTVFAWSESLQMVHAHRIDVLLL, encoded by the coding sequence ATGCTTTCCGAACCTACCTACCTGGCGGCGCGCGTGGTGGCGCCCATGATTGAATCGCACTTTGCCCGGCACCGGGAGGCTGCTACCGCCCACGACCCAGCCACTTTTGCGCCTATGCCATCGGCTAGCTTGGTAGAAGTCGTCATCGACGCGGCATTTTGGGCTAGTCTGCGACGCGAGGAGGGGCATCCGCCTAAGATTTCGCTGGCCCTGCTCCAGCCCCACCAAGCCACGCAGCCGGTAGTGTTCACGAAGCGCCGCCTCATCCCGTACAACCTGCTCAAGCTGGCTCCGGCCGTCGAGCAGCCCGGCATTCACCTGGGGGTGTGGCACGACGACGAAGGACTGTATGTGTGGGGCACGGCCACTGGCATTCCGCCGCTGTGCTTTGTGCTGGAAGTGGTGGAGCCGGGCTTGCTGGTGGTGAAGCACCGCCGCGCCGACGGCTTTGGCAAGTTTGTGAACGTGGCCATCCTGCGCGGCGACCAACTCCAGCTCGTAGACGCCGAAAACGCCGCCGTTGACGACTGTCCGGCGCTGCAAATGTTTCTGCCGGGCCAAATCCTGCCCGCTTCCGGCACTGGCGAAGTCGATAACGTGCTCGTGGAGCTGGCCGCCGTTATGCGTGCCCACGGCCGCGGCGGCTTGGTGCTGGTCGTGCCTTCCGGCTCAACGCAGTGGCAAAATTCTATTGTTCAGCCTATTACGTATCCGGTGCTTCCGGCTTACACCGGCATTGCCGAAGGCCGGCATCTGGAACAGGCCAAGTGGAAGTGGCGGGAAGAAATTCAGCAAGCCATCGGGATTGTGGGGGGCTTCACGGCCGTCGATGGGGCTACCGTTATCACCCGCGACTACCATTTGCTGGCCTTCGGGGCGAAGGTGGCGCGGGCCGAATCCAGCACCCCCGTCGACAGGATGGTGCTCACCGAACCCGTGCTCGACAGCGTGGCGCGCTACCTGCACCCGGCCCAGAACGGCGGTACGCGCCACCTGGCCGCTGCCCAATTTGTGTACGACCAACGCGATGCCCTCGCGCTAGTAGCCTCACAGGATGGCTTCTTCACGGTCTTTGCCTGGTCGGAGTCGTTGCAAATGGTGCACGCCCATCGCATTGATGTGCTGCTTTTGTAA
- the rlmF gene encoding 23S rRNA (adenine(1618)-N(6))-methyltransferase RlmF, whose translation MTQPPKDFTADKDQLHPRNRHRGRYDFPQLIRTSPELAQFVADNPYGDASIDFANPQAVKALNKALLKQFYNIQMWDIPAGYLSPPIPGRADYIHYLADLIASVNEGVTPTGKGIRVLDVGVGANCIYPIIGRHEYGWRFVGTDVDPVAIRVAKQIVASNTGLSGAVELRLQPASTNIFSGMVKPKEVFDLTMCNPPFHGSQAEAEAASRRKEHNLGTSKGPKPEPNFGGQSAELWYPGGEATFLWRMAEESAHLVRETCFWFTALVSKKETLPGLYKSLQKLGAVEVRTINMSQGQKTSRIVAWTFLDAEQQQAWRAKRWLNKPAPTA comes from the coding sequence ATGACTCAGCCGCCCAAGGATTTCACTGCCGACAAAGACCAGCTGCACCCGCGCAACCGCCACCGCGGCCGTTACGATTTCCCGCAGTTGATTCGCACCTCGCCGGAGCTGGCGCAATTTGTGGCCGACAACCCGTATGGCGACGCCAGCATCGATTTTGCCAACCCGCAGGCGGTGAAAGCGCTCAACAAGGCGTTGCTGAAGCAGTTTTACAACATTCAGATGTGGGATATTCCGGCGGGCTACCTAAGCCCGCCCATCCCCGGCCGCGCCGACTACATTCACTACCTAGCCGACCTCATCGCCTCCGTCAACGAAGGCGTAACCCCGACGGGCAAGGGCATTCGGGTGCTCGACGTGGGCGTGGGCGCCAATTGCATCTACCCCATCATTGGGCGCCACGAATACGGCTGGCGCTTCGTTGGCACCGACGTAGACCCGGTCGCCATTCGGGTTGCCAAGCAAATTGTGGCCAGCAATACGGGCTTGTCGGGTGCGGTGGAGCTAAGGCTACAACCCGCTTCCACCAATATTTTCAGCGGCATGGTCAAGCCCAAGGAGGTCTTCGACCTGACAATGTGCAACCCGCCGTTTCACGGGTCGCAGGCCGAAGCCGAAGCCGCCAGCCGCCGCAAGGAGCACAATCTGGGCACCAGCAAAGGCCCCAAGCCCGAGCCGAACTTCGGCGGCCAGTCGGCGGAACTGTGGTACCCCGGCGGCGAGGCTACTTTCCTGTGGCGCATGGCCGAAGAAAGCGCCCATCTGGTGCGGGAAACGTGCTTTTGGTTTACGGCGCTGGTTTCCAAGAAGGAAACCCTGCCGGGCCTGTATAAATCGCTGCAAAAGCTGGGAGCCGTAGAAGTGCGCACGATCAACATGTCGCAGGGCCAGAAAACCAGCCGCATCGTAGCCTGGACGTTTCTGGACGCGGAGCAACAGCAGGCTTGGCGCGCGAAGCGGTGGCTGAATAAGCCGGCCCCCACTGCCTAG
- a CDS encoding cold-shock protein has translation MGRSQETFGKKENEKNRQKKKKEKEERKEERQANAKKGQSLEDLLAYVDENGNISSTPPDPKKKREIKTEDIQLGAAKREEAEPGDAIRKGTVTFFNDSKGYGFIKDSQSQESIFVHANGLINQIKENDKVIFEVEMGQKGLNAISVKLDV, from the coding sequence ATGGGTAGGTCGCAAGAAACCTTTGGTAAAAAGGAAAACGAGAAAAACAGACAAAAGAAGAAGAAAGAGAAAGAGGAGCGCAAGGAAGAGCGCCAGGCCAACGCCAAGAAGGGCCAGAGCCTAGAGGACTTGCTCGCGTACGTGGACGAAAACGGCAACATCTCGTCGACGCCTCCGGACCCGAAGAAGAAGCGGGAGATCAAGACCGAAGACATTCAGTTGGGCGCGGCCAAGCGCGAAGAGGCGGAGCCCGGCGACGCCATCCGCAAAGGCACGGTCACGTTCTTCAACGACTCCAAGGGCTACGGCTTCATCAAGGATTCGCAGAGCCAGGAAAGCATTTTTGTGCACGCCAACGGCCTGATCAACCAAATCAAGGAGAACGACAAGGTGATCTTTGAGGTGGAAATGGGGCAGAAAGGCCTCAACGCAATCTCGGTTAAGCTGGACGTATAA
- a CDS encoding alkylphosphonate utilization protein, translating to MDAKDSNGTLLSEGDSVTIIKDLKVKGSSTVLKRGTVVKNIRLTSSPDEVEGRVDRTVMVLKAAFLKKA from the coding sequence ATGGACGCAAAGGATAGCAACGGCACACTGCTCAGCGAAGGCGATTCGGTCACGATCATCAAAGACCTGAAAGTCAAGGGCTCTTCGACGGTACTGAAACGCGGCACGGTCGTGAAGAATATCCGCCTCACCTCCAGCCCCGACGAGGTTGAAGGCCGCGTCGACCGGACCGTGATGGTGCTGAAAGCGGCGTTCCTGAAGAAAGCATAA
- a CDS encoding RNA-directed DNA polymerase, with product MELKKFLSSGYFARELPPVFTTSTFANKLPFVEEKWNLINKKTQDKHSETKCVFYNIPKVGLSRRRISIPNPLSQWLLTKCIVDNYTEIKKSFSSKTSASLPIFTPKGNRSIKTRLTYGDFRRSGTLDSYSKIYEIKTDISKYYNTIYTHIIPWVLHTKPVAKARRNDSTLLGNNIDKLLRKCQSGQTIGIPVGPDTSLIVSELIGCWIDTEFSKKTSDFVGYRYVDDFNFFFSSIEKAEKSIRTLQEIFTSLNLDMNDDKTSITRSPHFFDNGWSYVLANYKFSKDQKKQLYDIIRFFDISFKYSIEFPSDSVLKYSMKILDSLEIEAGNWSFFESLLMKTVITEPATLQEFSFLMYHNRTIVDKSKIKDIVYTLLDEHIYKGHSFEITWALWLAKVFNIKIPAKTASNLFELVDPCCLIMALDLRKQGLIASNTKIGNLQDLFEEDSLDNEYWLLVYEAIFHKWITPKDPKIIEKHPFFSLLKQNNISFYHSRRVLSKSKSKQHMLPSSQIVEDNNSNIEDLFDLFKFQSSSYF from the coding sequence ATGGAATTAAAGAAATTTCTTTCAAGCGGGTATTTTGCCAGAGAATTACCACCAGTATTTACCACTTCTACTTTTGCAAACAAACTACCTTTCGTAGAGGAAAAATGGAATTTAATAAATAAAAAGACTCAAGATAAGCACAGTGAAACAAAATGTGTATTCTATAATATACCAAAAGTAGGATTAAGCAGAAGAAGAATTAGCATACCAAATCCACTCAGTCAATGGCTCCTTACAAAATGCATTGTCGATAATTATACAGAAATAAAAAAATCCTTTTCTTCAAAAACATCAGCAAGTTTGCCCATATTCACACCAAAGGGCAATCGCAGTATTAAAACAAGACTAACATACGGGGATTTCAGAAGATCGGGGACCTTAGATTCATATTCTAAAATCTATGAGATCAAAACCGACATATCAAAGTATTATAACACTATATACACACATATTATTCCATGGGTATTACATACAAAGCCTGTCGCTAAAGCCAGAAGGAATGACAGCACTTTACTAGGGAATAATATTGATAAATTACTCAGAAAATGTCAATCTGGACAAACAATAGGTATTCCAGTTGGACCTGATACTTCATTAATAGTTTCAGAGCTAATCGGCTGCTGGATAGACACCGAGTTTTCAAAGAAAACCAGCGACTTTGTAGGATATAGATATGTAGATGATTTTAATTTTTTCTTTTCGTCCATTGAAAAAGCAGAGAAGTCTATAAGGACTCTACAAGAAATATTTACCTCTCTTAACCTTGACATGAATGATGATAAAACATCGATAACACGTTCTCCTCATTTTTTTGATAATGGCTGGTCATATGTACTTGCGAACTACAAATTTTCAAAAGACCAAAAAAAGCAGCTTTATGATATAATCAGATTTTTCGATATTTCATTCAAGTATTCTATAGAATTCCCATCAGACAGTGTCTTAAAATATTCCATGAAAATTTTAGATAGTTTAGAGATAGAAGCAGGTAATTGGTCTTTTTTTGAATCATTATTAATGAAGACAGTTATTACGGAGCCTGCAACTCTACAGGAATTCTCTTTCTTAATGTACCATAACAGGACAATTGTTGACAAGAGCAAAATCAAGGATATAGTATATACCCTGTTAGATGAACATATATACAAGGGCCATTCATTTGAAATAACTTGGGCATTATGGCTAGCCAAAGTATTTAATATAAAAATCCCTGCCAAGACAGCATCTAATCTATTTGAACTTGTTGATCCATGCTGCTTAATAATGGCTTTGGATTTAAGAAAACAAGGCTTAATAGCATCAAATACAAAAATTGGTAATTTACAAGACCTATTTGAGGAGGATTCTTTAGACAATGAGTATTGGCTACTGGTATATGAGGCTATATTCCATAAATGGATAACCCCGAAAGACCCGAAAATCATTGAAAAACACCCTTTTTTCAGTTTGTTAAAACAAAACAATATTTCATTCTACCATTCTAGAAGGGTTTTGTCTAAATCAAAATCAAAACAGCATATGCTCCCATCTTCACAAATAGTGGAAGACAATAATTCTAACATTGAAGATTTGTTTGATTTATTCAAATTTCAAAGCTCGAGCTATTTTTAG